The DNA sequence CACACGTGACAGCGGCATCCGCCTCATCCGAGACGGAGTGGTCATTTTTGAAGGCGAAATCGATGCCCTCAAACGCTTTAAGGATGACGCGAAAGAAGTCAGCCAGGGCTACGAGTGCGGAATTACCATCAAAAATTTCAATGATGTAAAAGAAGGAGACGTTGTCGAAGCATATATCATGGAAGAAGTGGAACGTTAATGGTAGTTGGCCTTGCAGCCTGCGAATGCATGATTTATGATGCACATTCTTTAAAAGAAAAAAGGGCTGTTCTGCAGAGGATCATCATGCGGCTCAGGCAGAGGCATAATCTGTCTGTTGCTGAAGTTGATTTCCAGGATACGTGGCAGAGGACTAAAATTGCCGTTGCGGCAGTTGCTTCTGCCCGTGTCTCCGCTGAAGCGGAGCTGCAGAACGCTCTCAAGCTAATCGATTCGTTTCCGGAAATAGAACGGACAATCACAGATATAGAGTGGCTTTAACAAGAGGTGATCATATGAGCCATAGAGCAAACAGAGTTGGAGAACAAATGAAGAAAGAGCTTGGCGAGATCATTGGCCGAAAGATCAAGGATCCCCGCATTGGCTTTGTGACTGTAACTGATGTTGCTGTTACCGGAGACCTGCAGCAGGCAACCGTGTATATCTCGGTTCTCGGCGATGAAGAGAAAAGGGAAAACACGCTCAAAGGACTTGCCAAAGCAAAAGGGTTCATCCGTTCAGAAATTGGACAGCGCATCCGGCTTCGCAAAACACCTGAAATCATCTTTGAGTTTGATGAATCAATCGATTATGGAAATCGCATTGATACACTTCTTCATAAAATCCAGGAAGAAGGCCAATCTAAAGAAGAACAGGATAAAGAATAAGCTTCCGGAAAAGGATAGACTCTGGTCTATCCTTTTTTTGGCTGTCCAGGCCGGGGAGCCAGCGTACATATAGTATTGGAGGGGTATGGAAATGGAAGGAATCATACCGTTATTTAAACCTAAAGGGATGACATCCCATGATTGTGTATTCAAGCTGCGCAAAATCCTGAGGATGAAAAGGATCGGCCACACCGGCACACTTGATCCGGATGTGACGGGAGTCCTTCCCATCTGCATTGGCAGGGCCACAAAAGTCGCGGAATATATCACCGATGCCGGAAAGGCTTATGAGGGCGAAGTCACACTAGGCTTTTCCACTTCAACAGAAGACGCATCTGGTGAAAAAATTGAAGAAAAACCTGTTGCCGGTAGAGTTACAAGAGCACAAGTCATCGATGTCCTTGAGAATCTAAAGGGTGAGATCACACAGACGCCGCCTATGTACTCTGCTGTAAAGGTGAATGGCAAAAGGCTTTATGAATATGCCAGAAAAGGAATCGAGGTAGAGAGGCCGACACGAAAGGTCAGCATCTACTCAATCGAGCTGCTGAGCGAGGAGCAGGAATTTGAAGGGCCCAATCCTTCTTTCCGCTTCCGGGTCGAATGCAGCAAAGGGACTTACATCCGTACGCTTGCTGTAATGATCGGTGAAGCGCTGGGTTATCCTGCCCATATGTCGGGCCTTGAAAGAATCCGCTCAGCCTCTTTTGCGAAAGAAGAGTGCCTGACATTCAAAGACATTGAAGCTCTACAGGAAAGCGGTGAGCTTGCAGCAAAAATCAGGCCGCTCGAAGAGGGGATTTCTCATTTGCCGAAATACACGATTAGTGATACAGTTGCAGAGAAAGTAAAAAATGGAGCACTTCTGAATATACCGGATTTCCTGGAGAAAGAAACAGGCCCGATTGTCGTCCAGACAGAGGCAGGGACTGCCCTGGCCATCTATCTTCACCATCCGGCAAAGCCCGGCCTTATGAAGCCGTCAAAAGTGCTTAGAAACGAAGCATAGTATCCAGCAATAGAAAAAGGTGAGTATCATCAATGGAAGTCATTGCTATTAAACATCCCCATCAATTTGCCAGAACGGATTTTCCCGGGCTGTCCATGGCCCTGGGTTATTTTGACGGGGTTCATCTCGGACATCAGAAAGTCATTCTTGAAGCGAAAAAAGCGGCAGAGCAAAAAGGGCTGAAAAGCGCAGTCATGACCTTTGATCCCCACCCTTCTGTCGTACTGGGGAAAAGCGTACAGCATATAGAGTATATAACGCCTCTTGAAGATAAAATCAAAGAGATATCGAAGCTTGGCGCCGATTATTTATTTGTCGTCGAATTCAGCAGCAGCTTTGCCAGCCTGCTTCCCCAGGAGTTTGCTGACCAATACCTGATCGGTCTCAATGCCAGGCATATAGTGGCTGGTTTCGACTACAGCTATGGCAGGATGGGCAAAGGCACAATGGAGACCCTTCCGTTTCATTCAAGGGAAGAATTTACATACACCGTGGTCGACAAGCTCACAGACGGCACGGAAAAAATCAGTTCCACCCTCATCCGCCAGAAAATCAGAGAGGGGCATACAGAAGAACTTCCGGGACTGCTGGGCAGATATTATACCACGCGCGGCACTGTCATCCATGGAGATAAGCGGGGCAGGACGATCGGCTTTCCAACCGCAAACATCGACATCGGAACCAGCTATATCTATCCGCCGACAGGGGTGTATGCCGCCAGGATGCGCGTTGATGGGAGCTGGGTAGAAGGCGTCTGCAATGTCGGCTATAAACCGACATTCAATAAGCCGGCTGCCGACCGGCCCTCAATAGAGGTCCACCTCTTCGATTTCAGCAGGGAAATTTACGGCTCTGAAGTAGAGATAGAATGGCACCGCTATTTGCGTTCAGAGAGGAAGTTCTCAGGCGTAGACGAACTGGTTGCCCAAATTTCGAGGGATAAAGACGCAGCTGTCGGCTACTTTGAAAATAATGAAGGTTTAACTTGATTTTTGTCCTGAAAAGCTGTATTCTTATAAACGTACCAAAAATAAGAACCTTTGCTTGGCAAGTCGAGTCACCGACGCTTGCTCAGTGACAGGGGATAAACATTAGGAGGTGAACAGGATGGCAATCACTCAAGAACGTAAAAATGAACTGATCAATGAGTACAAAACTCATGAGAACGATACTGGATCTCCAGAAGTTCAAATCGCTGTCCTTACAGAATCAATCAACAACTTAAACGATCACTTACGCACTCACAAGAAAGACCACCATTCACGCCGCGGTCTTCTTAAGATGGTAGGTAGACGCCGTAACCTATTGACTTACCTGCGTAACAAGGATGTTACTCGTTACCGTGAGTTAATCACTAAGCTTGGTTTACGCCGATAGTATTGAAAGCGGGATTTTTTCCCGCTTTTTTATCGTCTTTAAGTGATATTTACAGAAAGCCGGCTTATAAAAAAGCAGGCTTTCTGTATACATAGATTGATTTTTTACATAGAAATTGTGCATACTAAATACAACTATGTCTTTTTTTGATTTATAAAAGAATTTTACGATGGTTTAGGCTAATACAATAATTCGCTAAACCTCTAAAAAGTTTACACGCAGAGAGGGGTTTATAAAGCAATGGGACAAGATAAGAAGATTTATTCCTTGGACTGGGCCGGACGTACGCTTACAGTGGAAATCGGGCAGCTTGCAAAGCAGGCCAATGGAGCAGCGCTGATCCGTTATGGAGATACAGCAGTCCTCAGTACAGCAACAGCATCAAAAGAGCCAAAAAACCTTGACTTTTTCCCGCTGACAGTCAATTACGAAGAACGCTTGTATGCAGTTGGGAAAATACCTGGAGGCTTCATTAAACGTGAAGGCCGCCCAAGTGAAAAGGCCATTCTGGCCAGCCGCCTGATCGACAGGCCGATCCGCCCGCTGTTTGCTGACGGTTTCCGCAATGAGGTCCAGGTTGTAAGTATGGTAATGAGCGTTGATCAGGACTGCTCTTCCGAGATGGCCGCTATGTTTGGTTCATCTTTGGCACTGAGTGTTTCTGATATCCCGTTCGGCGGCCCGATTGCGGGTGTCACAGTAGGGCGCATCAATGGCGAGTTTGTCATTAACCCGACTGTGGAGCAGCAGAATGAGAGCGATATGCATCTTGTTGTAGCAGGTACAAAGGATGCCATCAACATGGTTGAAGCCGGTGCAGATGAAGTGCCGGAAGAAACAATGCTTGAAGCCATTATGTATGGCCATGAAGAAATCAAACGCCTGATTTCCTTCCAGGAACAGATCGTTTCCGAAGTCGGAAAAGAAAAAACAGAAATCAAATTATATGAAATAGATGCTGACATTGAATCCAAGGTCCGCGAAGCAGCCGAGAAGGACATGGTTTCAGCCATTCAGGTGCAGGAAAAGCATGCGCGTGAAGCGGCCATTAAAACGGTGAAAGATGCAGTATTGGCACAATATGAAGAGCAGGAAGCAGACGATGAGACCATCAAACAGGTGAAAAAGGTGCTGGACAAGCTTGTCAAAGCTGAAGTCCGCAGACTGATCACTGAAGAAAAGGTTCGCCCGGACGGCCGCGGCCTTGATGTAATCCGTCCCCTGTCTTCTGAAATCGGCCTGCTGCCGCGCACACACGGTTCAGGGCTGTTTACAAGGGGACAGACCCAGGCTCTGAGCATCTGTACGCTTGGCGCACTCGGTGATGTCCAGATCCTTGACGGACTTGGCATCGAAGAAGAGAAACGCTTTATGCACCACTATAATTTCCCTAACTTCAGCGTAGGGGAAACTGGGCCGATGAGAGGTCCGGGACGCCGTGAAATCGGGCATGGAGCTCTTGGTGAACGTGCTCTTGAGCCGGTTATCCCGAATGAAAAGGATTTCCCTTATACAGTCCGCCTGGTTTCAGAGGTTCTTGAATCGAACGGCTCTACTTCCCAGGCAAGCATCTGTGCGAGCACACTTGCGATGATGGATGCCGGTGTTCCGATTAAGGCTCCTGTAGCAGGCATCGCCATGGGGCTTATCAAGTCAGGCGACTATTACTCAATCCTTACTGATATCCAGGGGATGGAAGACCATCTTGGAGACATGGACTTTAAGGTGGCAGGTACATCCAAGGGTGTAACAGCTCTGCAGATGGATATCAAGATTGAGGGGCTTTCCCGCGAAATCCTTGAAGAAGCGCTCCAGCAGGCGAAAGCAGGCAGGATGCAAATCCTCGACTCTATGCTTGCAACCATTGCAGAGCCGAAGAAGGAACTTTCCAGATATGCGCCTAAGATCCTGACGATGACAAT is a window from the Bacillus infantis NRRL B-14911 genome containing:
- a CDS encoding DUF503 domain-containing protein; protein product: MVVGLAACECMIYDAHSLKEKRAVLQRIIMRLRQRHNLSVAEVDFQDTWQRTKIAVAAVASARVSAEAELQNALKLIDSFPEIERTITDIEWL
- the rbfA gene encoding 30S ribosome-binding factor RbfA encodes the protein MSHRANRVGEQMKKELGEIIGRKIKDPRIGFVTVTDVAVTGDLQQATVYISVLGDEEKRENTLKGLAKAKGFIRSEIGQRIRLRKTPEIIFEFDESIDYGNRIDTLLHKIQEEGQSKEEQDKE
- the truB gene encoding tRNA pseudouridine(55) synthase TruB produces the protein MEGIIPLFKPKGMTSHDCVFKLRKILRMKRIGHTGTLDPDVTGVLPICIGRATKVAEYITDAGKAYEGEVTLGFSTSTEDASGEKIEEKPVAGRVTRAQVIDVLENLKGEITQTPPMYSAVKVNGKRLYEYARKGIEVERPTRKVSIYSIELLSEEQEFEGPNPSFRFRVECSKGTYIRTLAVMIGEALGYPAHMSGLERIRSASFAKEECLTFKDIEALQESGELAAKIRPLEEGISHLPKYTISDTVAEKVKNGALLNIPDFLEKETGPIVVQTEAGTALAIYLHHPAKPGLMKPSKVLRNEA
- the ribF gene encoding bifunctional riboflavin kinase/FAD synthetase; translated protein: MEVIAIKHPHQFARTDFPGLSMALGYFDGVHLGHQKVILEAKKAAEQKGLKSAVMTFDPHPSVVLGKSVQHIEYITPLEDKIKEISKLGADYLFVVEFSSSFASLLPQEFADQYLIGLNARHIVAGFDYSYGRMGKGTMETLPFHSREEFTYTVVDKLTDGTEKISSTLIRQKIREGHTEELPGLLGRYYTTRGTVIHGDKRGRTIGFPTANIDIGTSYIYPPTGVYAARMRVDGSWVEGVCNVGYKPTFNKPAADRPSIEVHLFDFSREIYGSEVEIEWHRYLRSERKFSGVDELVAQISRDKDAAVGYFENNEGLT
- the rpsO gene encoding 30S ribosomal protein S15; translated protein: MAITQERKNELINEYKTHENDTGSPEVQIAVLTESINNLNDHLRTHKKDHHSRRGLLKMVGRRRNLLTYLRNKDVTRYRELITKLGLRR
- the pnp gene encoding polyribonucleotide nucleotidyltransferase, which encodes MGQDKKIYSLDWAGRTLTVEIGQLAKQANGAALIRYGDTAVLSTATASKEPKNLDFFPLTVNYEERLYAVGKIPGGFIKREGRPSEKAILASRLIDRPIRPLFADGFRNEVQVVSMVMSVDQDCSSEMAAMFGSSLALSVSDIPFGGPIAGVTVGRINGEFVINPTVEQQNESDMHLVVAGTKDAINMVEAGADEVPEETMLEAIMYGHEEIKRLISFQEQIVSEVGKEKTEIKLYEIDADIESKVREAAEKDMVSAIQVQEKHAREAAIKTVKDAVLAQYEEQEADDETIKQVKKVLDKLVKAEVRRLITEEKVRPDGRGLDVIRPLSSEIGLLPRTHGSGLFTRGQTQALSICTLGALGDVQILDGLGIEEEKRFMHHYNFPNFSVGETGPMRGPGRREIGHGALGERALEPVIPNEKDFPYTVRLVSEVLESNGSTSQASICASTLAMMDAGVPIKAPVAGIAMGLIKSGDYYSILTDIQGMEDHLGDMDFKVAGTSKGVTALQMDIKIEGLSREILEEALQQAKAGRMQILDSMLATIAEPKKELSRYAPKILTMTINPDKIRDVIGPSGKQINKIIEETGVKIDIEQDGTVFISSVDQEMNDKAKKIIEDIVREVEVGQMYLGKVKRIEKFGAFVEIFNGKDGLVHISELAEERVGKVEDVLSLGDELLVKVTEIDKQGRVNLSRKAVLKEQREKQEKAQD